In a single window of the Agrobacterium fabrum str. C58 genome:
- a CDS encoding cysteine desulfurase translates to MPESERAAVAAPYDVEAVRKDFPILSREVYGKPLTYLDNGASAQKPQVVIDAVSHAYSNEYANVHRGLHFLSNAATDAYEAAREKVRRFLNAGSVDEIVFTKSSTEAINTVAYGYGMPVIGEGDEIVISIMEHHSNIVPWHFIRERQGAKLVWVPVDDDGAFHIEAFEKSLTERTKLVAITHMSNALGTILPVKEICRIAHERGIPVLVDGSQGAVHMPVDVRDIDCDWYVMTGHKLYGPSGIGVLYGKTERLREMRPFQGGGEMILDVSEDNVTYNEPPHRFEAGTPPIVQAIGLGYALDYMDNLGRAAIAAHEADLAAYAATRLREVNSLRIIGNAPDKGGIFSFELEGIHAHDVSMVIDRRGVAVRAGTHCAMPLLKRFGVTSTCRASFGLYNTRAEVDRLVEALDYARKFFA, encoded by the coding sequence ATGCCTGAGAGCGAACGCGCCGCAGTGGCGGCCCCTTATGACGTTGAAGCCGTGCGGAAGGATTTTCCAATCCTGTCGCGCGAGGTCTATGGCAAGCCGCTGACCTATCTCGACAATGGCGCGTCCGCTCAAAAACCGCAGGTGGTGATCGACGCCGTTTCGCATGCTTATTCCAACGAGTATGCCAATGTGCATCGCGGCCTGCATTTCCTCTCCAATGCCGCCACCGACGCCTATGAGGCGGCGCGCGAAAAGGTGCGCCGTTTCCTCAACGCCGGTTCGGTGGACGAGATAGTCTTCACCAAATCCTCCACCGAGGCGATCAATACGGTCGCTTACGGTTACGGCATGCCTGTTATCGGCGAGGGCGACGAGATCGTCATCTCGATCATGGAGCATCACTCCAACATCGTGCCATGGCATTTCATCCGCGAACGGCAGGGCGCCAAGCTCGTCTGGGTGCCTGTTGATGATGACGGCGCGTTCCACATCGAGGCTTTCGAAAAGAGCCTGACGGAGCGCACCAAGCTCGTTGCCATCACCCATATGTCGAATGCGCTCGGCACCATCTTGCCGGTCAAGGAAATCTGCCGCATCGCCCATGAGCGCGGCATTCCGGTGCTGGTCGATGGTTCTCAGGGCGCGGTTCACATGCCGGTCGATGTGCGTGATATCGATTGCGACTGGTATGTGATGACTGGCCACAAGCTTTACGGTCCCTCGGGCATCGGTGTGCTCTACGGCAAGACTGAGCGCTTGCGCGAGATGCGGCCGTTCCAGGGCGGCGGTGAGATGATCCTCGACGTTTCCGAGGATAATGTGACCTATAACGAGCCGCCGCACCGTTTCGAAGCCGGCACCCCGCCCATCGTGCAGGCGATTGGCCTCGGTTACGCGCTGGATTATATGGACAATCTCGGCCGTGCCGCGATTGCAGCCCACGAGGCAGATCTCGCGGCTTATGCTGCGACACGACTGCGCGAGGTCAACTCTCTGCGCATCATCGGCAATGCGCCTGACAAGGGCGGTATCTTCTCCTTCGAACTCGAGGGTATCCATGCCCACGACGTCTCGATGGTGATTGACCGGCGCGGCGTTGCCGTGCGTGCCGGCACCCATTGTGCCATGCCGCTCTTGAAACGGTTCGGCGTCACCTCCACATGCCGGGCATCGTTCGGCCTTTACAATACCCGCGCCGAAGTAGATCGTCTTGTTGAGGCGCTGGACTATGCGCGCAAATTTTTCGCCTGA
- the sufD gene encoding Fe-S cluster assembly protein SufD → MNIQTTNRLTPAETALIDAYTAKFSELPGNGAVVAARDVLFDDLKTGGLPTRRIEAWHYTDLKTLLRAIPDDQPAPVIDKQASLVAGSPVAYVLHGTANIGKIEDISVSSFAESLLDGTAATGLAEASKDDVIGRINGSFVRDGLTLDIPADAEIEKPIELQAIHGAGQVHSRFPVRFGKGSKATVIERHLSVTSDAALVSSVSDIVVEDGAEVTWIILQQQGAADIHLGQLRMKIGADAKVRLFVINAGGKLVRQELRIDVDGEGTDLIVRGVNLLGGETHTDVTMVLGHNVPNTTSAEVFRNVVFDRAKGIFQGMIRVAPDAQKTDAKMACNTLLMSDDGEFSAKPELEIFADDVQCGHGATVADIDDNHLYYLMARGVPRAKARAMLVNAFVAEIVEELEEENLVEALEAIISGWLEHHA, encoded by the coding sequence ATGAACATTCAAACGACCAACCGGCTGACGCCAGCGGAAACCGCGCTGATCGACGCCTATACCGCCAAGTTCAGTGAATTGCCGGGCAATGGCGCGGTTGTCGCCGCCCGTGACGTGCTGTTCGACGATCTGAAGACCGGCGGTCTTCCGACCCGTCGCATCGAGGCTTGGCACTACACTGATCTGAAAACGCTGCTGCGCGCCATTCCGGATGACCAGCCTGCGCCCGTTATCGACAAGCAGGCATCGCTTGTCGCCGGTTCGCCCGTCGCCTATGTGCTGCACGGCACGGCCAATATCGGCAAGATCGAAGACATCAGTGTTTCCAGCTTTGCCGAGAGCCTGCTTGACGGCACGGCTGCCACAGGCCTTGCGGAAGCGAGCAAAGACGACGTGATCGGCCGTATCAACGGCAGCTTCGTGCGCGACGGCCTGACGCTCGACATTCCTGCCGATGCCGAGATCGAAAAGCCGATCGAATTGCAGGCGATCCATGGTGCAGGTCAGGTTCACAGCCGCTTCCCGGTGCGCTTCGGCAAGGGTTCCAAAGCGACCGTTATCGAGCGTCACCTTTCGGTGACTTCGGATGCGGCCCTGGTTTCCTCCGTCAGCGACATCGTCGTTGAAGACGGCGCGGAAGTGACCTGGATCATCCTGCAGCAACAGGGTGCCGCCGATATCCATCTTGGCCAGCTGCGCATGAAAATCGGCGCGGATGCCAAGGTTCGCCTGTTCGTCATCAATGCCGGTGGCAAGCTGGTGCGCCAGGAGTTGCGCATCGATGTGGATGGCGAGGGCACTGACCTCATCGTTCGCGGCGTCAACCTGCTGGGCGGTGAAACCCATACCGACGTGACGATGGTTCTCGGTCATAACGTGCCGAACACGACCTCGGCGGAAGTGTTCCGCAACGTGGTGTTCGACCGTGCAAAGGGCATTTTCCAAGGCATGATCCGGGTGGCACCCGATGCCCAGAAGACCGATGCGAAGATGGCGTGCAATACGCTGCTGATGTCCGACGATGGCGAGTTCTCGGCAAAGCCGGAACTTGAAATCTTCGCCGACGACGTTCAGTGCGGTCACGGTGCGACGGTTGCCGATATCGATGACAACCATCTCTATTACCTGATGGCGCGCGGCGTGCCGCGGGCAAAGGCGCGGGCGATGCTCGTCAACGCCTTCGTCGCTGAAATCGTCGAGGAACTGGAAGAAGAGAATCTGGTAGAGGCGCTGGAGGCGATCATCTCCGGCTGGCTGGAACATCATGCCTGA
- a CDS encoding alpha/beta hydrolase has translation MPEVIFNGPAGRLEGRYQPSKEKSAPIAIILHPHPQFGGTMNNQIVYQLFYLFQKRGFTTLRFNFRSIGRSQGEFDHGAGELSDAASALDWVQSLHPDSKSCWVAGYSFGAWIGMQLLMRRPEIEGFMSIAPQPNTYDFSFLAPCPSSGLIINGDADKVAPEKDVNGLVEKLKTQKGILITHRTLPGANHFFNGKVDELMGECEDYLDRRLNGELVPEPAAKRIR, from the coding sequence ATGCCCGAAGTCATTTTTAACGGCCCTGCGGGTCGCCTCGAAGGCCGTTATCAACCCTCCAAGGAAAAGAGCGCGCCGATAGCGATCATTCTTCATCCGCACCCGCAGTTTGGCGGGACGATGAACAACCAGATCGTCTACCAGCTCTTCTATCTTTTCCAGAAGCGCGGTTTCACGACGCTCCGGTTCAACTTCCGCTCCATCGGCCGTAGCCAGGGCGAGTTCGACCATGGCGCCGGCGAGCTTTCCGACGCTGCTTCCGCTCTCGACTGGGTGCAGAGCCTGCATCCCGATTCGAAAAGCTGCTGGGTCGCCGGTTATTCCTTCGGCGCCTGGATCGGCATGCAGCTGCTGATGCGCCGTCCGGAAATCGAAGGCTTCATGTCGATTGCGCCGCAGCCCAATACCTACGACTTCTCCTTCCTCGCCCCCTGCCCGTCTTCCGGCCTCATCATCAACGGCGATGCCGACAAGGTTGCGCCTGAGAAGGACGTGAATGGTCTCGTTGAAAAGCTGAAGACCCAGAAAGGCATCCTCATCACCCACCGCACCCTTCCCGGCGCCAACCACTTCTTCAACGGCAAGGTGGATGAGCTGATGGGCGAGTGCGAGGACTATCTCGACCGTCGCCTGAATGGTGAGCTTGTGCCGGAACCGGCGGCGAAGCGTATTCGGTGA
- the sufA gene encoding Fe-S cluster assembly scaffold SufA — MGFAIMTMTGAAASRVKAIVDNSGPGAMGVRVGIKKGGCAGMEYTIDLVTEADAKDDLVEFDGAKVWVQPSAVLYLLGTQMDFEVTKMRSGFTFNNPNQTSACGCGESVELKPADLAALAKQREAEASV; from the coding sequence ATGGGCTTTGCGATCATGACCATGACCGGGGCTGCCGCCTCGCGTGTTAAAGCAATCGTCGATAATTCCGGTCCCGGTGCCATGGGCGTGCGTGTCGGCATCAAGAAGGGTGGCTGCGCGGGCATGGAATATACCATCGACCTCGTGACCGAAGCGGATGCGAAGGACGATCTGGTTGAATTCGACGGTGCGAAGGTCTGGGTTCAGCCCTCTGCGGTGCTTTATCTGCTGGGCACCCAGATGGATTTTGAAGTGACCAAGATGCGCTCGGGTTTCACTTTCAACAATCCGAACCAGACGTCCGCTTGTGGCTGCGGTGAATCGGTTGAGCTTAAGCCTGCCGATCTGGCGGCGCTGGCGAAGCAACGTGAGGCTGAGGCAAGCGTTTAA
- the sufB gene encoding Fe-S cluster assembly protein SufB produces MAAVQETIDQVRQIDVDQYKYGFETEIEVDKAPKGLSEEVIRFISAKKQEPEWMLEWRLEAYKRWLTMEEPTWARVSYPKIDFNDLYYYAAPKSTPGPKSLDEVDPELLKVYEKLGIPLKEQEILAGVENRRVAVDAVFDSVSVVTTFKAELAKAGVIFMSISEAVREYPDLVKKYLGSVVPQTDNFYATLNSAVFTDGSFVFVPKGVRCPMELSTYFRINEKNTGQFERTLIIAEEGAYVSYLEGCTAPQRDENQLHAAVVELVALDDAEIKYSTVQNWYPGDKDGKGGIYNFVTKRGDCRGNRSKISWTQVETGSAITWKYPSCILRGDDSRGEFYSIAVSNGHQQIDSGTKMIHLGKNTSSRIIAKGIAAGFSENVYRGQVSAHRKATNTRNFTQCDSLLIGDKCGAHTVPYIEAKNSSAHFEHEATTSKISEDQLFYCLQRGIPEESAIALIVNGFVKDVIQQLPMEFAVEAQKLIGISLEGSVG; encoded by the coding sequence ATGGCAGCGGTTCAGGAAACGATCGATCAGGTTCGCCAGATCGATGTGGACCAGTATAAATACGGCTTCGAAACCGAAATCGAAGTCGACAAGGCCCCGAAGGGCCTTTCGGAAGAGGTGATCCGCTTCATCTCGGCCAAGAAGCAGGAGCCGGAATGGATGCTGGAATGGCGTCTTGAGGCTTACAAGCGCTGGCTGACGATGGAAGAGCCGACATGGGCGCGCGTCAGCTATCCCAAGATCGATTTCAACGATCTCTATTATTATGCCGCACCGAAAAGCACGCCCGGCCCGAAGTCGCTGGACGAGGTCGATCCGGAGCTCTTGAAGGTTTACGAGAAGCTCGGCATTCCGCTGAAGGAACAGGAAATTCTGGCCGGCGTCGAAAACCGTCGTGTGGCCGTGGATGCGGTGTTCGACAGCGTCTCCGTCGTCACCACCTTCAAGGCGGAACTGGCGAAGGCCGGCGTGATCTTCATGTCGATCTCCGAAGCCGTGCGCGAATATCCTGATCTGGTGAAGAAATATCTCGGCTCGGTCGTGCCGCAGACGGACAATTTCTACGCGACGCTGAACTCGGCTGTCTTTACGGACGGCTCCTTCGTGTTCGTGCCGAAGGGCGTTCGTTGCCCGATGGAGCTTTCCACCTATTTCCGTATCAACGAAAAGAACACCGGCCAGTTCGAGCGCACGCTGATCATCGCCGAAGAAGGCGCTTACGTCTCCTATCTGGAAGGCTGCACGGCGCCGCAGCGCGACGAGAACCAGCTTCACGCCGCCGTTGTCGAGCTTGTGGCGCTTGACGATGCCGAAATCAAATATTCCACCGTCCAGAACTGGTATCCCGGCGACAAGGACGGCAAGGGCGGCATCTACAACTTCGTGACCAAGCGCGGCGATTGCCGTGGCAACCGTTCGAAGATCTCGTGGACGCAGGTGGAAACCGGTTCGGCCATCACCTGGAAATATCCGTCCTGCATTCTGCGTGGCGATGACAGCCGTGGCGAATTCTATTCGATCGCGGTCTCCAACGGCCATCAGCAGATCGACAGTGGCACCAAGATGATCCATCTCGGCAAGAACACCTCGAGCCGCATCATCGCCAAGGGCATCGCTGCCGGTTTCTCGGAAAACGTCTATCGCGGCCAGGTCTCGGCCCACCGCAAGGCGACCAACACGCGTAACTTCACGCAGTGCGACAGTCTGCTGATCGGCGACAAGTGCGGCGCGCATACCGTGCCCTATATCGAGGCGAAGAACTCGTCTGCTCATTTCGAGCACGAGGCGACCACGTCGAAGATTTCCGAAGACCAGCTGTTCTACTGCCTGCAGCGCGGCATTCCCGAGGAGTCGGCCATCGCCCTGATCGTCAACGGCTTCGTAAAGGATGTCATCCAGCAGCTGCCCATGGAGTTTGCGGTTGAAGCGCAGAAGCTGATCGGCATTTCGCTGGAAGGTTCGGTCGGCTAA
- the sufC gene encoding Fe-S cluster assembly ATPase SufC, whose product MLEIIDLHAKIADTETEIIKGLNLKVAAGEVAAIMGPNGSGKSTLSYILSGREDYEVTSGDILYNGESILELDAAERAAKGIFLAFQYPVEIPGVATMQFLKVAMNEQRKARGESELTTPDFIRRVKEAAGDLKIDMEMLKRPLNVGFSGGEKKRAEILQMALLEPKLCVLDETDSGLDIDALKIVADGVNALKSPDRATVVITHYQRLLDYIVPDSVHVLYKGKIIRSGDKALALELENNGYADIIGEAA is encoded by the coding sequence ATGCTTGAAATCATCGACCTGCACGCAAAGATCGCCGATACCGAAACCGAGATCATCAAGGGCCTCAACCTGAAGGTTGCCGCTGGTGAAGTCGCCGCCATCATGGGACCGAACGGTTCCGGCAAGTCGACGCTGTCCTACATCCTGTCGGGCCGCGAAGATTATGAAGTCACCTCCGGTGATATTCTTTATAACGGCGAAAGCATTCTGGAGCTGGACGCCGCCGAGCGCGCCGCCAAGGGCATTTTCCTGGCCTTCCAGTACCCGGTCGAAATTCCGGGCGTCGCCACCATGCAGTTCCTGAAGGTTGCGATGAACGAGCAGCGCAAGGCGCGTGGCGAGTCCGAGTTGACGACGCCGGACTTCATTCGCCGCGTCAAGGAAGCTGCCGGCGACCTGAAGATCGACATGGAGATGCTGAAGCGTCCGCTGAATGTCGGTTTTTCCGGCGGTGAGAAGAAGCGCGCTGAAATCCTGCAGATGGCACTCCTGGAGCCAAAACTCTGCGTTCTCGACGAAACCGATAGCGGCCTCGACATCGATGCGCTGAAGATCGTGGCAGATGGCGTCAACGCGCTGAAGTCGCCGGATCGTGCCACCGTCGTCATCACCCACTACCAGCGCCTGCTCGATTACATCGTGCCTGACAGCGTTCATGTTCTTTACAAGGGCAAGATCATCCGCTCGGGCGACAAGGCTCTGGCGCTGGAGCTGGAAAACAATGGTTACGCCGACATCATCGGTGAAGCGGCCTAA
- a CDS encoding ABC transporter permease: MFFETSRLALRAISRNLLRSFLTVLGVVIGVAAVIAMVTIGNGTTEQVKSELSRLGTNMLFVRPGQFGPGRASTEAKRFDDRDVEAIRNQISGIRAVAPQNRSSAATVIFGGKNHQTSVIGTTNDYLIAQDWTIALGRDFQPAEDRGGQIGCIIGETVRQELFGAENPVGQTIRVSNISCPVIGVLARKGQSGLGDDQDDTIIMPLKIHQRRIGGTTTISSIMVSAQDGVSTAKVQSDLQNLLRERRRINIGREDDFTVNDMTQIASAMTGTTTLLTGLLGAVAAVSLLVGGIGIMNIMLVSVTERTREIGIRLAIGALEKQVLTQFLVEAVMLSAFGGIVGILTGLGLAYSVVSFLNVPFVTSPSIIFLAFAFSAAIGVIFGYFPARRAASLSPIEALRHE, encoded by the coding sequence ATGTTCTTTGAAACGTCACGTCTTGCGCTGCGCGCCATCAGCCGCAACCTTTTGCGCTCTTTCCTCACAGTGCTTGGCGTCGTCATTGGTGTGGCCGCCGTCATCGCCATGGTCACCATCGGCAATGGCACGACGGAACAGGTGAAATCGGAACTGTCGCGGCTCGGTACCAACATGCTGTTCGTGCGCCCCGGTCAGTTCGGCCCCGGCCGCGCCAGCACCGAGGCGAAACGTTTCGATGACCGCGATGTCGAGGCCATCCGCAACCAGATATCAGGCATCCGCGCCGTCGCGCCACAGAACCGCAGTTCCGCGGCCACTGTCATTTTCGGCGGCAAGAACCACCAGACGAGCGTCATCGGCACCACCAACGATTACCTGATCGCCCAGGACTGGACCATCGCGCTCGGCCGCGACTTCCAGCCCGCCGAAGATCGTGGCGGCCAGATCGGCTGCATCATCGGTGAAACGGTGCGCCAAGAACTGTTTGGCGCGGAAAACCCTGTGGGTCAGACCATTCGCGTCAGCAATATCTCCTGCCCCGTCATCGGTGTCCTCGCCAGAAAAGGCCAGTCCGGCCTCGGGGACGATCAGGACGACACCATCATCATGCCGCTCAAAATCCACCAGCGGCGCATCGGCGGCACCACCACCATCTCCTCGATCATGGTCTCGGCACAGGACGGCGTTTCCACCGCCAAGGTGCAGAGCGACCTGCAGAACCTGCTGCGTGAGCGGCGGCGCATCAACATTGGCCGCGAGGATGATTTCACCGTCAACGACATGACACAGATCGCCTCTGCCATGACCGGCACGACGACACTGCTCACCGGGCTTTTGGGTGCGGTCGCCGCCGTCAGCCTTCTTGTCGGCGGCATCGGCATCATGAACATCATGCTGGTGTCGGTGACAGAACGCACCCGCGAAATCGGCATTCGCCTTGCCATCGGCGCGCTGGAAAAACAGGTGCTGACGCAGTTTCTGGTGGAAGCCGTCATGCTGTCGGCCTTCGGCGGCATCGTCGGCATTCTGACGGGTCTCGGCCTCGCCTATAGCGTCGTCAGCTTCCTCAACGTGCCTTTCGTCACCAGCCCGTCGATCATCTTCCTCGCCTTCGCCTTTTCAGCGGCCATCGGGGTGATTTTCGGCTATTTTCCGGCGCGGCGGGCAGCGAGTTTGAGCCCGATCGAGGCGCTGCGGCATGAGTGA
- a CDS encoding anhydro-N-acetylmuramic acid kinase: protein MGEVKTAIGLMSGTSMDGIDIAVLRTDGESVVRHGPSGYFPYDPGLRGIWQKALTTAKAIRERRERPGDLGEAERKLTLAHAAAVKSFLHRHRFDVGDIDVIGFHGQTVLHRPDEALTVQIGDGALLAEETGIDVVYDMRANDMVHGGQGAPLIPAYHMALSANLPDGFETPAVFVNIGGISNLTYIGEGGRLAAFDSGPGNMLIDQWIEAHTGKAFDKGGRTAAGGSVVASLVARYMESPFFSANIRRSLDRSDFVPPQKGEVSLADGARTLSHLTGAAILKSASYLPEAAKTYVVCGGGRLNPVIMEELAGLAAKQGARVIAAEEAGFDGGAMEAEAWAYLAVRSLRGLPLTYPGTTGVKEPVTGGVLVRA from the coding sequence GTGGGCGAGGTCAAAACGGCAATCGGGCTGATGAGCGGCACATCGATGGACGGCATCGATATCGCGGTGTTGCGCACGGATGGCGAGAGCGTGGTCCGGCACGGGCCGAGCGGTTATTTTCCCTATGATCCGGGTCTGCGGGGCATCTGGCAGAAGGCGCTCACGACAGCCAAAGCCATTCGCGAACGGCGCGAGCGTCCGGGCGATCTGGGGGAGGCTGAACGCAAGCTGACGCTTGCCCACGCGGCTGCGGTCAAATCCTTCCTGCACCGGCACCGGTTTGACGTCGGTGATATCGATGTGATCGGTTTTCATGGACAGACCGTGCTGCACCGGCCGGATGAGGCATTGACCGTGCAGATCGGTGACGGCGCGCTTCTGGCCGAGGAAACCGGTATCGATGTGGTTTACGATATGCGCGCGAACGACATGGTGCATGGAGGGCAGGGTGCGCCGCTCATTCCCGCCTATCACATGGCACTGTCAGCCAATCTGCCGGATGGGTTCGAAACGCCCGCCGTCTTCGTCAATATCGGCGGCATCTCCAACCTGACCTATATCGGCGAGGGTGGCCGGCTTGCGGCTTTCGACAGTGGTCCCGGCAATATGCTGATCGACCAGTGGATCGAGGCGCATACGGGCAAGGCCTTCGACAAGGGCGGCAGGACGGCGGCAGGCGGCAGCGTCGTTGCCTCGCTGGTGGCGCGTTATATGGAAAGCCCGTTCTTCTCGGCCAATATCCGCCGCTCCCTCGACCGCAGCGATTTCGTGCCGCCGCAAAAGGGTGAGGTATCGCTGGCGGATGGGGCGCGGACGCTCTCGCATCTGACGGGGGCGGCGATCCTCAAATCGGCGAGCTATTTGCCGGAAGCGGCGAAGACCTATGTGGTCTGCGGCGGCGGAAGGCTTAACCCAGTTATCATGGAAGAGTTAGCGGGGCTTGCTGCAAAGCAGGGCGCGCGGGTGATCGCGGCGGAAGAGGCGGGTTTCGATGGCGGGGCGATGGAGGCGGAGGCTTGGGCCTATCTGGCGGTCCGTTCGCTGAGGGGGCTGCCGCTGACCTATCCGGGGACTACGGGGGTGAAGGAGCCGGTGACGGGTGGGGTTTTGGTGCGGGCGTAA
- a CDS encoding cysteine desulfurase family protein, whose protein sequence is MTGLTRTYMDWNATAPLLPAVRDILVSALDLAGNPSSVHREGRAARAAVEAARRDVAALAGAQASHVTFTSGATEAANLVLTTDFKMGRAPVRYGRLYVSAIEHPAFREGGRFEKDDVTEVSVTSAGVIDLTALEALLSSHDKSAGLPMVACMLVNNETGILQPVAEAARLVHAAGGLMVVDAVQAAGRIPLDINDLDADFLVLSSHKLGGPKGAGALISRGEVMMPKPLIHGGGQEKGHRSGTENTLSVIGFGAAAAVAAEYLAGEAARLGALRAKLEDGMRVNAPDVIIHGADVARVGNTTFFTLPGLKAETGQIAFDIEGIALSAGSACSSGKVGESHVLTAMGHDPKLGALRISLGHATDEADIDRTLVAFTKIAGRRKLSGQAA, encoded by the coding sequence ATGACGGGTTTAACGCGTACATATATGGACTGGAACGCCACGGCGCCGCTTCTGCCTGCCGTGCGGGACATCCTTGTGTCCGCGCTTGATCTTGCCGGCAATCCGTCTTCCGTCCACCGGGAAGGGCGCGCTGCCCGCGCCGCCGTGGAGGCTGCCCGCCGTGACGTCGCCGCCCTTGCCGGCGCGCAGGCATCCCATGTCACCTTCACCAGCGGTGCGACCGAAGCGGCCAATCTGGTTCTGACGACGGACTTCAAAATGGGGCGCGCGCCTGTGCGTTATGGCCGGCTTTACGTGTCCGCCATCGAGCACCCCGCGTTTCGCGAAGGCGGCCGCTTTGAGAAGGATGACGTTACGGAAGTTTCCGTTACGTCAGCGGGCGTCATCGATCTTACCGCGCTTGAGGCGCTGCTGTCGTCGCATGACAAATCCGCTGGCTTGCCGATGGTCGCCTGCATGCTGGTCAATAACGAGACCGGCATTCTCCAGCCGGTGGCGGAAGCCGCGCGGCTCGTGCACGCCGCTGGCGGCTTGATGGTTGTCGATGCCGTGCAGGCGGCGGGCCGCATTCCGCTCGATATCAATGATCTCGATGCGGATTTCCTCGTCCTCTCGTCCCACAAGCTTGGTGGCCCCAAGGGTGCCGGCGCTCTCATCTCGCGCGGCGAGGTGATGATGCCGAAGCCGCTGATCCATGGCGGCGGGCAGGAAAAGGGACATCGTTCCGGCACGGAAAATACTCTCTCGGTCATCGGTTTTGGTGCCGCCGCTGCCGTGGCGGCCGAGTACCTGGCGGGTGAAGCGGCGCGTCTTGGCGCGCTGCGGGCGAAGCTGGAGGACGGCATGCGGGTTAATGCGCCTGATGTTATCATCCATGGTGCGGATGTTGCCCGTGTGGGCAATACGACGTTCTTCACCCTGCCGGGCCTGAAAGCGGAAACGGGACAGATCGCCTTCGACATAGAAGGCATTGCACTCTCGGCCGGTTCGGCCTGCTCCTCGGGCAAGGTGGGCGAAAGCCATGTGCTGACGGCGATGGGGCACGATCCCAAGCTGGGCGCGCTCAGGATTTCCCTCGGTCACGCGACTGACGAGGCGGATATAGACAGGACGCTTGTGGCGTTCACGAAAATTGCCGGGCGGCGTAAGCTGTCCGGTCAGGCCGCGTAA
- a CDS encoding SUF system Fe-S cluster assembly protein: protein MTAEATAKTQDATEEAAKPSSIPPDELARLSDDVISALKTVYDPEIPADIFELGLIYKIDIEDDRMVKIVMTLTAPGCPVAGEMPGWVENAVGAVEGVSGVDVSMTFDPPWTPERMSEEAQVAVGWY from the coding sequence ATGACTGCGGAAGCCACTGCAAAGACACAAGATGCAACGGAAGAAGCGGCAAAGCCGTCTTCCATTCCGCCCGACGAGCTGGCGCGTCTCAGCGACGACGTGATCTCGGCGCTGAAGACCGTCTACGACCCGGAAATTCCGGCCGATATTTTTGAGCTCGGTCTGATCTACAAGATCGATATCGAGGACGACCGGATGGTCAAGATCGTCATGACGCTGACAGCGCCCGGTTGCCCGGTTGCCGGTGAAATGCCGGGCTGGGTGGAAAACGCTGTTGGCGCTGTCGAAGGTGTTTCCGGCGTTGACGTGTCGATGACCTTCGATCCGCCATGGACGCCGGAGCGCATGTCGGAAGAGGCGCAGGTCGCCGTCGGCTGGTATTGA